From the Vibrio algarum genome, one window contains:
- a CDS encoding transglutaminase-like cysteine peptidase: MKTFIILLILLSFSMTSVALNTEEQRWVDAVSKTYGPRAGKRTETWRSELEKLKNQPESSKLAGVNSFFNQLNFVNDIDLWAKNDYWATPLEFIGSNAGDCEDFTIAKYFSLLELGVSDKKLRLVYVKAIELNQFHMVLAYYEKSSSVPVILDNINPVIKPATERRDLLPIYSFNGKNLWLMKEKASGQLAGTSSRLSLWNDLRSRNKSLKLNKPKLNYNE; the protein is encoded by the coding sequence ATGAAAACGTTTATCATATTATTGATATTGCTTTCATTTTCAATGACATCTGTTGCTCTCAACACAGAGGAGCAACGTTGGGTCGATGCGGTTTCAAAAACATATGGACCAAGAGCAGGAAAGCGCACTGAAACTTGGCGTTCAGAATTAGAAAAGCTTAAAAATCAACCCGAAAGCAGTAAACTTGCCGGTGTAAATAGCTTTTTTAATCAGCTCAATTTTGTAAATGATATCGATTTATGGGCAAAAAACGATTATTGGGCCACACCACTAGAATTTATTGGCAGTAATGCCGGTGATTGTGAAGATTTCACTATAGCAAAATACTTTTCGCTACTTGAACTGGGTGTTTCTGATAAAAAGTTACGGCTGGTCTACGTTAAAGCGATTGAGTTAAATCAATTTCATATGGTTCTAGCCTACTATGAAAAATCGAGCTCAGTCCCAGTGATTCTAGATAATATTAATCCGGTAATTAAGCCCGCAACTGAAAGGCGAGATTTACTCCCTATTTATAGTTTTAATGGTAAAAACCTATGGCTAATGAAGGAAAAGGCGAGCGGACAACTAGCTGGTACTTCCTCTCGATTAAGCCTGTGGAATGATCTTCGTTCTAGAAATAAATCATTAAAACTTAACAAACCAAAACTAAATTACAATGAGTAA
- a CDS encoding HlyD family type I secretion periplasmic adaptor subunit — MSSKKFKMLKDAELDYVDDKTAALLLNTPSSARILLWVMVLFFIAAIAWASWAQLDKVTVGQGKVIPSSQLQVVQNLEGGLVKSLLVREGDMVKEGQQLILIDDTRFRSDFREREQQVSNLTASVLQLSASITSVQIQEEFDNANWEDSVKIDFNKLAFPPILSDTQPLLVQRQRDEYRQDLENLNNKLSVVDQQVKQKEQELIELTARAKNLRTSYNFAKRELDITKPLADEGVVPKIELLKLQRQLNDTRRELTSTELKIPSITSAIREAMLGRIDAALKFRSEQQEKLNQAQDKLSALTESTVGLEDKVNRTIVLSPVTGTVKKLHINTVGGVIQPGMDLIEIVPSEDTLLVEAKIAPKDIAFLRPGLPAIVKFSAYDFTRYGGLEGTLEHISADTIQDEEGNSFYMVTVRTDDHKFGTEAGLPIIPGMTASVDIITGKRTVLDYILKPILTAQKTALRE; from the coding sequence ATGAGCAGTAAAAAGTTTAAGATGCTAAAAGATGCGGAGTTAGACTATGTGGATGACAAAACAGCCGCTTTGCTTCTAAACACGCCAAGTAGTGCCCGAATACTTCTTTGGGTAATGGTGCTGTTTTTTATTGCCGCGATCGCATGGGCCTCTTGGGCACAACTAGATAAAGTAACCGTTGGACAAGGTAAAGTCATCCCAAGCTCTCAGTTGCAGGTGGTACAAAACTTAGAAGGTGGGTTAGTTAAAAGCCTTTTAGTCCGTGAAGGTGATATGGTCAAAGAAGGACAGCAACTAATCCTGATCGATGATACTCGATTTCGCTCTGATTTTAGAGAACGAGAACAGCAAGTATCTAACTTGACCGCAAGTGTCTTACAATTGTCAGCTTCTATTACCAGCGTTCAGATCCAAGAAGAATTCGACAACGCTAACTGGGAAGACAGTGTCAAAATTGATTTTAATAAACTGGCATTCCCACCAATTTTAAGTGACACGCAACCTCTACTCGTACAACGTCAACGAGATGAATATCGACAAGATCTAGAAAACCTAAATAACAAATTGTCAGTTGTAGACCAGCAAGTAAAACAAAAAGAACAAGAGCTCATAGAGTTAACAGCAAGAGCAAAAAATCTAAGAACAAGCTACAACTTTGCTAAAAGAGAGTTAGACATTACCAAACCTTTGGCAGACGAAGGTGTTGTCCCCAAAATTGAATTGCTTAAATTGCAACGCCAACTTAACGATACACGCAGAGAACTGACTTCTACTGAGCTTAAAATCCCAAGCATAACCTCAGCAATTAGAGAAGCAATGCTAGGCAGAATAGATGCTGCCTTGAAGTTTCGTTCAGAACAGCAAGAAAAACTAAATCAGGCTCAAGATAAATTATCCGCTCTTACTGAGTCGACCGTCGGCTTAGAAGACAAAGTAAATAGAACCATTGTGTTATCCCCTGTCACCGGCACTGTCAAGAAGTTGCATATCAATACTGTAGGTGGCGTTATTCAACCGGGTATGGATCTGATAGAGATAGTCCCTTCAGAGGATACACTGCTAGTTGAAGCAAAGATTGCACCGAAGGACATCGCATTTTTACGACCTGGCTTACCTGCTATAGTTAAGTTTAGTGCCTATGATTTTACCCGCTATGGTGGCTTAGAAGGAACTTTAGAACATATTAGTGCAGACACCATACAAGACGAAGAAGGGAATAGTTTTTATATGGTCACAGTCAGAACGGACGATCACAAATTTGGTACTGAGGCAGGCTTACCTATTATACCAGGCATGACCGCATCCGTAGATATTATTACGGGCAAGCGTACAGTCTTAGATTATATTCTAAAACCGATACTGACAGCCCAAAAAACGGCTCTTAGGGAGTAG
- the pdxH gene encoding pyridoxamine 5'-phosphate oxidase has protein sequence MELKDIRREYTKGGLRRKDLKANPIDQFNLWLEQAVKAELADPTAMTIATVDEHGQPFQRIVLLKSVGDSGFVFYTNLGSRKAHQIEANSKVSLHFPWHTIERQVHITGTAVKLSAIENMKYFSSRPKESQIAAWASKQSSRLSARGLLEGKYLELKQKFANGDIPIPSFWGGFRIVPDSIEFWQGGEHRLHDRFIFTKDSSVVKDESSWSVERLAP, from the coding sequence ATGGAACTGAAGGATATTCGTCGAGAATATACTAAAGGTGGTTTACGACGTAAGGATTTGAAAGCCAACCCTATAGACCAATTCAATCTTTGGTTAGAGCAAGCCGTTAAAGCTGAATTAGCCGATCCTACCGCTATGACTATTGCGACGGTAGATGAACATGGGCAACCATTTCAGCGAATTGTATTGTTAAAGAGTGTTGGCGATAGTGGTTTTGTTTTTTATACTAATTTGGGTAGCCGAAAAGCGCACCAGATTGAAGCCAATTCGAAGGTAAGCCTTCACTTTCCTTGGCACACAATTGAAAGACAAGTCCATATTACTGGTACTGCTGTTAAGCTTTCTGCAATTGAGAACATGAAATATTTCTCTTCTCGTCCTAAAGAAAGTCAAATTGCTGCGTGGGCAAGTAAGCAGAGCAGTCGATTGTCTGCAAGAGGTTTACTGGAAGGGAAGTATCTTGAACTAAAACAGAAGTTTGCTAACGGAGATATTCCCATTCCTAGTTTTTGGGGTGGCTTTCGAATCGTTCCTGATAGCATTGAATTTTGGCAAGGTGGTGAGCATCGTTTACATGATAGATTCATTTTTACTAAAGATAGCTCTGTTGTTAAAGATGAAAGCTCGTGGTCAGTGGAACGCTTGGCTCCTTAA
- a CDS encoding SUMF1/EgtB/PvdO family nonheme iron enzyme, translating to MRQALPALLLALSPCFIPFTVLATDAIPTVTVQQADETLQSKKTEMDASAKQVAKQKTAIKLAQDKQSQLEKQSIQLDNKLKQTKKALDRDYGRITNEPDFDLRPSQGAYQSAWADVKANQKARLESEQELQELYADLSLFEVDQKRLNADLDRLSELKVRARVERLRSELNQQDELKVSFTNVCQDDMTIAQCADQTKNLALQKAVSRFQSQLIANTSEHKTIKQHLENVSLNIHVVGQKVSKDGFSDETRYQTILDVTMESRPAKNTPCKLLDVESSYCFDESEVQTNGQIKEVQWVTLTIRSNQYQDKVAIDGVRYGSTPLDIMLPVGSHMVTIEKEGYRSFHQELSITGDHTLRAVLREKENVPHSGRKFADALKNRSKAPEMVVIGSGQYLVGENSAKQVTVDKAYAMSATPITVAEFETFINDTNYQTDAELKKICTTVEESQIVPITDSYWRNPGIKQGANSPVVCISQTDAIAYTKWLSTQTGFKYRLPSETEWEVAAQAGSQSAYWWGDSFGAGQANTGWGGTKWSNISTSPVKTFAPNGFGLYDVVGNVWEWTNDSKGVTKGGSWSFSPNQATGYSQLFIAPNTAANYVGFRILRQL from the coding sequence ATGCGACAAGCTCTACCTGCATTACTACTAGCATTATCTCCATGCTTTATTCCTTTTACGGTATTGGCAACGGATGCCATTCCAACCGTAACAGTTCAGCAAGCAGATGAAACGCTACAATCTAAAAAGACAGAAATGGATGCTTCTGCCAAGCAAGTAGCAAAGCAGAAAACAGCGATCAAACTGGCTCAAGACAAACAAAGCCAGCTTGAAAAGCAATCTATTCAATTAGACAATAAATTAAAGCAAACTAAGAAAGCTCTCGATCGTGATTACGGTCGAATCACCAACGAGCCTGATTTTGATTTAAGACCTAGTCAAGGTGCTTACCAAAGCGCATGGGCCGACGTTAAAGCTAACCAAAAAGCCCGACTTGAATCGGAGCAAGAGCTGCAAGAACTATACGCAGACCTTTCACTTTTTGAAGTCGACCAAAAGCGATTAAATGCCGATTTAGACCGTCTCTCAGAACTCAAAGTCAGAGCGCGTGTTGAACGTTTGCGTAGTGAACTAAACCAACAAGATGAATTAAAAGTAAGCTTTACCAATGTATGTCAAGACGACATGACGATTGCTCAGTGTGCAGACCAAACTAAAAATCTTGCTTTACAAAAAGCGGTAAGCAGATTTCAAAGTCAGCTCATCGCGAATACTAGCGAACACAAAACAATCAAGCAGCATTTGGAAAATGTATCCCTAAACATTCATGTTGTTGGGCAAAAGGTTTCTAAAGACGGGTTTTCTGATGAAACTCGTTATCAAACGATTTTAGACGTCACTATGGAGTCGCGCCCAGCCAAAAACACACCTTGTAAATTGTTAGATGTCGAGTCCAGCTATTGTTTTGATGAAAGCGAAGTACAAACTAATGGACAGATAAAAGAGGTCCAATGGGTTACGCTAACTATCCGGTCAAATCAATACCAAGATAAAGTCGCGATTGATGGTGTTCGTTACGGAAGTACCCCACTCGATATAATGTTGCCTGTAGGAAGCCATATGGTAACGATAGAGAAAGAAGGCTATCGCTCTTTCCATCAAGAGTTAAGCATCACTGGGGATCACACATTAAGAGCCGTATTGAGAGAAAAAGAAAATGTCCCTCATTCTGGTCGAAAATTTGCTGACGCATTAAAAAACCGTAGTAAAGCACCAGAAATGGTCGTCATTGGCTCAGGGCAATACTTAGTCGGCGAGAACAGTGCAAAACAAGTTACCGTAGATAAAGCTTATGCAATGTCAGCGACACCAATTACGGTTGCCGAATTTGAAACGTTCATCAATGACACGAATTATCAAACAGATGCTGAACTTAAGAAAATTTGTACGACGGTAGAAGAGTCACAAATTGTGCCGATAACCGATAGTTACTGGCGTAACCCTGGGATTAAACAAGGTGCAAACTCACCTGTTGTATGTATTAGCCAAACAGACGCCATAGCCTACACAAAATGGCTTTCAACTCAAACTGGCTTTAAGTATCGCCTACCATCAGAAACCGAGTGGGAGGTGGCTGCACAAGCAGGTAGCCAATCCGCTTACTGGTGGGGTGATTCATTTGGTGCAGGACAAGCAAACACCGGATGGGGCGGGACCAAGTGGTCTAACATCAGCACTTCACCTGTTAAAACATTTGCACCTAATGGCTTTGGGCTTTATGACGTAGTCGGCAATGTTTGGGAATGGACTAATGATTCAAAAGGTGTGACTAAAGGTGGCTCTTGGAGCTTCTCTCCAAATCAAGCAACGGGCTACAGTCAACTCTTTATTGCGCCTAACACGGCTGCAAATTACGTTGGTTTCCGAATACTGCGCCAACTTTAA
- a CDS encoding PEGA domain-containing protein yields MITRRIPALILALTSFWSVASFAAEETQQVDPVIAIDEKIDQKKADIDTVNQEFDTESANLKRLQQESASLKREASEREAKRNRSKIALDKQYARLLDDPDTDLTSFQKEYQESWAALKDTQARQLNNRQEITENEVKLSQVKQKKARFNNEYENLQESHIEARVKRINAELRESNVLETSYTTTCSTTMTLGECANQGKYLTKQKAVKAFKAKLLAELTETTLAKQNLDGVQLNIHVQESQLIKSGFAGSNSYSTQMQAQLQAKPEAVAACKLLNVESRYCLKGKASTQTNNKNKQWANVTVRSDQYNDSVTINGVKYGSTPVEIVLPAGRHQVTVSKEGYETYNRVITINGNDTVWVKLLASKES; encoded by the coding sequence ATGATCACACGCCGTATCCCAGCGCTTATTCTTGCGCTAACTTCCTTTTGGTCAGTAGCATCCTTCGCAGCAGAAGAGACACAACAAGTGGATCCTGTTATTGCGATAGATGAAAAAATTGATCAAAAGAAGGCCGACATCGATACTGTAAATCAAGAATTTGATACCGAATCGGCAAACCTTAAACGTTTACAACAGGAAAGTGCATCTCTTAAACGAGAAGCATCGGAAAGAGAAGCAAAGAGAAATCGTTCTAAAATTGCACTTGATAAACAATATGCAAGGCTACTCGATGACCCTGACACTGACCTAACCTCTTTCCAAAAAGAGTATCAAGAGTCATGGGCCGCCTTAAAAGACACCCAAGCTCGCCAGCTCAATAATCGCCAAGAGATAACTGAAAACGAAGTTAAATTATCTCAGGTTAAACAGAAAAAAGCGCGTTTTAACAATGAATATGAGAACTTACAAGAATCTCATATAGAAGCTCGTGTAAAACGTATCAATGCAGAGCTTCGTGAAAGCAATGTATTAGAAACGAGTTACACCACAACGTGTTCAACCACAATGACTCTCGGTGAGTGTGCTAATCAAGGTAAGTATCTGACTAAGCAGAAAGCGGTTAAAGCATTCAAAGCTAAGTTATTAGCTGAATTAACCGAAACAACGCTTGCGAAACAAAACCTAGATGGTGTTCAATTGAATATTCATGTTCAAGAGAGCCAACTTATCAAGAGCGGTTTTGCCGGTAGCAACTCTTACAGCACGCAAATGCAAGCGCAACTGCAAGCAAAACCTGAAGCCGTTGCTGCATGTAAGTTGTTAAACGTTGAGTCGAGGTACTGCCTAAAAGGCAAAGCTTCAACTCAAACTAATAACAAAAACAAACAGTGGGCAAACGTAACTGTTCGATCAGACCAATACAACGACTCAGTAACTATCAATGGCGTGAAGTACGGAAGTACACCTGTGGAAATCGTTTTACCAGCAGGTCGACACCAAGTCACTGTCTCAAAAGAAGGTTACGAGACTTACAATCGTGTCATCACAATTAACGGCAACGACACAGTTTGGGTAAAACTACTCGCTAGCAAAGAGAGTTAA
- a CDS encoding AraC family transcriptional regulator yields MAISDQREITLSNLTSEQSPKPAELVTLPNCMNSHNHDYTQVVIGLNGPTEFDVNGVGNLVKPGQGVVVSATMDHAFGGVKDHSDILVLNLPILTDDSPILLERLSQLAKADVYFQLDGQIRQLIKMLVVEMEEHPHDLLLSRACNDTVLALLQRHTSTFQTNNKDARIDIDVVDRYISHHLRRRISVAQLAGSVFLGESQFHTLFKAQTGVTPHQYVLNKRIDFSKELIEKGKYPLNHVADLAGFSGQSTFTHVFTRLNGFSPSQYKKRFHNN; encoded by the coding sequence TTGGCGATATCAGATCAACGTGAAATTACATTATCAAATTTAACCTCTGAGCAAAGTCCTAAACCTGCTGAGCTTGTTACGTTGCCAAATTGTATGAATAGTCATAATCATGATTATACTCAAGTTGTTATTGGGCTAAATGGACCAACAGAGTTTGATGTTAATGGCGTTGGAAATTTAGTTAAGCCAGGGCAAGGTGTTGTAGTATCTGCAACGATGGATCATGCTTTTGGCGGGGTTAAGGATCATTCTGATATTTTGGTTCTTAATCTTCCTATCTTAACTGACGACAGTCCTATTTTGCTTGAACGCTTGAGCCAGCTTGCTAAAGCTGATGTTTATTTTCAATTAGACGGTCAAATACGTCAGTTGATAAAAATGTTAGTAGTTGAGATGGAGGAGCACCCTCATGATTTATTGTTGAGCCGTGCATGTAATGATACGGTTTTAGCATTATTACAAAGACACACATCAACATTCCAGACCAATAATAAAGACGCTAGGATCGATATTGATGTGGTTGATCGATATATATCCCATCATCTGCGAAGACGAATTTCAGTAGCACAATTGGCTGGCAGTGTTTTTTTAGGGGAAAGCCAGTTTCATACTTTATTTAAAGCACAAACAGGTGTTACGCCTCATCAATATGTTCTCAATAAACGTATCGACTTTTCAAAAGAACTTATCGAAAAAGGTAAGTATCCACTGAACCATGTTGCTGATTTGGCAGGATTTTCAGGTCAAAGTACTTTCACTCACGTTTTTACACGCCTTAATGGGTTCTCTCCCTCGCAATATAAAAAACGCTTCCACAACAATTAA